A segment of the Huiozyma naganishii CBS 8797 chromosome 12, complete genome genome:
AAGAAGATGAGCGTTAGAAAATTGCCAAACTCTTCGTCGGTGCTGAGTAAAAGTCTGGACGATGCTGGTGAAAACGAAGACAATTACCCAACTGATAAAGGAATATACACGGAACTGTTAAATGGTACAATAAGCACTAGAACCTTACCGCGTGGATACCGGACGTTTTTTCACAATAAGCTAAAACAATCCATTCAAGATATGTTTGTCGAGGTGCGTAAGACATATACTGGGGATAAGAAGTTTGAGGTTTTGAATAACTTAGATTGGGTTTTCAACGAGCTGATAGTTGTTAAGTCCATCCTCGTCAACTACACCCCATCGCACTGGAATATTTTCCAGGTGTTTTACGAATTATATTATGCTGAACTGAACATGCTCATTAATGAGTTGGTCGAGGCAGAACCAGAAACTCTGATCATTCTGGATATCCTGGATTATGATAGGTCGTTCCAAGCGCATTTGGTGGCCGAATTTGGAttccaaaagaaggagGCCAAAAGTATCATAGGAGCAGAGCAGAGAGAAACACTGTTTACAGATTATTTGAACCTAATATTGGAAAAGATGAAAGAATGGGTTGccaatttggagaaggcaGAATTTGACGTGTTTTTGGAGAGATCTACTCCACCACACGTCGATTCTGAGGGATTACTATTCCTCGATGGTACCAAGACCTGTTTCCAAATGTTTACACAACAGGTAGATGTTGCATCAGGTTCGAACCAAGCAAAGATTCTAGTGGGTGTTATTCAAAGGTTTGTcattttgttgttggagCGTCAACAATTATGGACTAGTAAGATTAAAGAGGAGGTGAAGAAACTATTAAAATTCAATGAATACTACGATGAAGATCCACAAAACATACCAGAGGAGGTACAAGTACCAGGTGGGTTGATTGAATACCTTGTTGCGATCTCGAATGACCAGATGAGAGCTGCTGATTACATGATAGCGATTACCAAAAAGAACTCTGAGCTTGTTAGTAAAGTTTGGATCAAAGACATTGATCGTTCTGCGGACAAAGCACTGGATTCCTTTGCTGATCTGGTGAGAGAAAGTTGTACGGGATTAGTGCATATTATATTTGATGACTTGAAAAAGCCTTACAGTGAGATATTCAGCAAGAGTTGGTACGCTGGGAACCAGGGGAAGCAAATATCTGTCACGCTAAACGAATATTTGCTTGAGATAAGACCTCAGATGAGTACGATTGTGTTCATTACTTTTTTGGGCCTCCTTATTGATGAAACCTTCTTTAGGTTTGTGGATGCATTAAACTTTGGACATTCATTCAAGACGAAGGGgaacaagtttttggatTCCATGAAGCGTGACTTCGAAGTCTTTTACAGCACGTTCGAGAAGTTTGTTGAACCCGAGCAGAGGGATGACCTGATCGTTAAGAAATTTACTGTGACGAAATACTTCATGGATCTAAGTTGCGGGCCGGTGGATACCGTGCCAGAAGTATGGACCGAGATGATTGCCAGCTACCCGGAGACCCCAATTGATTTCTTGGAGGCTGTATTGAGGTGCAGAAAGGATGTAGACAGTTCTCAGCGGAAGCGCATGGTTCTTCAAGGTTCGGAATTAGTACAGGGCCCAGAATTCGAACAAACAGTGATTGATCTACAAG
Coding sequences within it:
- the SEC6 gene encoding SNARE-binding exocyst subunit SEC6 (similar to Saccharomyces cerevisiae SEC6 (YIL068C); ancestral locus Anc_7.258) produces the protein MAILPQNVSELLKDDLSLDRVRDIKEQLIKQNSTTEYQLSKESSKYLGYIEEAFKMLNVSQKSVNFVRESISEVNKLSEENKTSIKRYEIISEATELFETIKTTSAIYEKIVQFGALIDQLNHMLDEELDGDALETDCPSLLQIHYLITMARNFQDHVSAMASVSTDDVQRTASKIFARVSGVTTKFDQLLESLIYDIVEIARGENTSLPMRIFKVLDVEEREDIRIMAIRNIIKKKEIEAKKMSVRKLPNSSSVLSKSLDDAGENEDNYPTDKGIYTELLNGTISTRTLPRGYRTFFHNKLKQSIQDMFVEVRKTYTGDKKFEVLNNLDWVFNELIVVKSILVNYTPSHWNIFQVFYELYYAELNMLINELVEAEPETLIILDILDYDRSFQAHLVAEFGFQKKEAKSIIGAEQRETLFTDYLNLILEKMKEWVANLEKAEFDVFLERSTPPHVDSEGLLFLDGTKTCFQMFTQQVDVASGSNQAKILVGVIQRFVILLLERQQLWTSKIKEEVKKLLKFNEYYDEDPQNIPEEVQVPGGLIEYLVAISNDQMRAADYMIAITKKNSELVSKVWIKDIDRSADKALDSFADLVRESCTGLVHIIFDDLKKPYSEIFSKSWYAGNQGKQISVTLNEYLLEIRPQMSTIVFITFLGLLIDETFFRFVDALNFGHSFKTKGNKFLDSMKRDFEVFYSTFEKFVEPEQRDDLIVKKFTVTKYFMDLSCGPVDTVPEVWTEMIASYPETPIDFLEAVLRCRKDVDSSQRKRMVLQGSELVQGPEFEQTVIDLQARGELSFIGRFRLRASH